The nucleotide window TTCTCTATCATGCTTATTGCACCATCATGGGGAGGTATGTTAAATGGTCTTCTTACGTTAAGAGGAGCTTGGGATAAGGTAAGAGAAAATCCTATCCTTAAGTTCTTTGTAGTTGCTGTTACTTGTTATGGTATGGCAACATTTGAAGGACCGCTTTTGGCAACTAAAAACATCAACAAAATTGGTCACTTTACAGACTGGGTTATCGGTCACGTACACTTAGGAGCTCTTGGATGGAATGGTTTCATGGCATTCGGGGTTATCTATTACCTGGTACCAATTATGTGGAGAACAAAACTTTGGTCTGTAAAATTAGCTAACTGGCATTTCTGGTTAGGTACTTTAGGAATCATCTTCTATGCAGTACCAATGTATATTTCAGGATTTACACAAGGTTTAATGTGGAAACAATTCAACCCGGACGGAACCCTATTATGGAAAAACTGGCTGGATACTGTAACTGCAATTATCCCTTACTTCAAAATGAGATTCTTAGGAGGTGCATTCTATATTTCAGGAGCCATCTTAATGATCGTAAACGTAGTTGCTACGGTAAGAAAAGGATCATTCCAGAAAGATGTTCCTGCTGAAGCTCCTGCGTTGGCAAACATCAGTAAGAACAGAAAAGAAGGAGAAGGTACTCACCTTTGGTTAGAAAGAACTCCTGTATTATTAGGAATTCTATCTTTCATCACAATATCTATCGGTAGTTCAATTGAAATTATCCCTACACTATCTCTTAAGAAAAGTGTACCTACCATTTCTGCGGTGAAACCTTATTCACCACTGGAACTAGAAGGTAGAGATATCTATATCCGTGAAGGATGTAACGCTTGTCACTCTCAGATGGTAAGACCGTTCAGAGATGAGATCGTTAGATTTAACGGTAAAAACGGACAATACTCCAAAGCCGGAGAATTCGTATACGACAGACCATTCCTATGGGGTTCTAAGAGAACAGGACCGGATTTACATAGAGAAGGTGGTAAAAACCCAAGTTCTTGGCACTACAAGCACATGTATAACCCAAGATCTACTTCTGCAGGTTCCATCATGCCTCGTTACCCTTGGTTAATTGCTACTGACTTAGACAGAACCAAGATGGTAGACAAAATGAAGCTGATGAAGAATGTATTCGATGTACCTTATACAAAGGCTGAAATCGACTCTGCAGACAAATGGGCTAACAACCAATCAGCAAAAATTGTAAAAGATATCTTCTCTGAAGCAAATGACCTTAAACAGGCTTATGCTAAGAGACCTCAGGGAGAATTAGAGAAAAAAGAAATTGTAGCTCTTATTTCTTATCTTCAGAGATTAGGTACAGATATCAAAACAACTGAAATCAAAACAGCAAGTAATAACTAAACATTAAAAGGTTCATATGATTCCTCAGAACTTTAAAGATATATTATCCAATACAGAAAATGCTGGCTTCTACCAGACACTGGCTCTGATTTTCTTTATGCTGTTCTTCATCGCTTTGGTAATCTATGTTTTTAGCAGACCTAAAAAATATTACAAAGAAGAAGAAGAGGCTCCTCTTGGGGATGATGAAGATGACGATTTTAATTTAAAAAATTAAACTATTTTTTATGAAACAAAGAACACCTGTTGTTATAAACATCTTAATAATAATCGGACTTTTAATAGTTTTTTATTATTTATTTGTACAGAGCTACGCGTTCCTTTCTTCACCTTACTTCTGGGGAACTGTTGTGATCGCTGGGATCCTTGCTTACATTCATGGAGCCATCGGGGACCTTATCGAGAACAACAAATTCAAGAAATTATCTCCTGAAGAAAAGGCAGCTTATTTAGCTGAAAAGAAAGTTCCTTATTTCAAAAGATTGTACCAAAGTGCATTCAAAAAGCAATCTGCTTCTGAAGAAAAGGATATCCTTATCGATCACGGTTTCGACGGAATTATGGAGCTGGATAACCAATTACCAAAATGGTGGGTAGGTTTATTCTATTTTGGGACCGCTTTTTGTATTGTATATATTGCAGCATACTCTTTTACAGACTTCGCTCACCCGTTAAGCGAATATGAAAAAGAATATAAAGAGCAGTTGGCAAGTATTGAAGAATATCAGAAATCTCAGCCTCCTGTAACCATTGAAACAGCTAAGTATTCAGCGGATAATATCGCAGAAGGTAAAGAATTATTTAAAACAAACTGTGCATCTTGTCACAAGGAAGATGGTAGTGGAGGTATTGGACCAAACCTTACTGATAACTACTGGATCAACCAGCCTGAGAAGACATTATTCAAAAACGTATTCCATATGGACTGGAATGGTTCTCCTACCAACCCTGCGATGAGACCTTTCGGTAAAAACGGAGAAGTTTCAGGTGCAGAGATTGAAAAGATTGCAGCCTATGTATATCACATCAATCAGGAACAACCACCAGTGACTCCGGCTCAGGGAGGAGCAGCTCCTCAGGGAACTGAAGCACATTGGGAAAAAGAATAATTTAAAAAATTAGAAACATATGAAAAAAACATAATTTGTTATTAGATTAAAATAGTAACGAATTATGTTTTTTCTTTTTTAAAACCTATTACATATGTCAGACATAGAAGAAATAGAAGTACGAGGCGGACAGGGACAGGTTCTGGACCCTGAAACTTACAGAGATTCTATAGGGACAATGGAGCAATCCGGAAAAAGGAAATGGGTATTTCCAAGAAAACCTAAAGGGAAATATACCAACTATAGAAATATTGTAAGCTATTTACTATTAATTATTTATTTTACATTACCGTTCATCAAAATCAATGGTAACCCATTATTGATGTTCAATGTTATAGACAGGGAGTTTTACATCTTCGGACAGCCTTTCTATCCACAGGACTTTTTTATCCTCACTTTAGGTGCTATCGCATCTTTAATCTTTATTATTGTTTTTACGATTGCATTCGGAAGAATTTTCTGCGGGTGGATTTGCCCTCAGACAATTTTTATGGAATCTATCTTCCGTAAAATAGAATACCTGATTGAAGGTGACAGAAATAAGCAGATGAAGCTGGACAGACAGGAGTGGAACAGTGAGAAGATCTGGAAGAGAAGTTTAAAATGGACGGTATATATCATAATATCACTGATCATCACCCACTTTATGTTCATGTACATTGTTGGATATGAAGAGGTATTTAAGATTGTTGGAGAAGGGCCATTTGCCCATCCTACCAATTTCATTGTAATGATCCTTCTTACTGCGGCATTCTACTTTGTATTTGCATGGTTCAGAGAACAGGTTTGTACATTGGTATGTCCTTATGGAAGACTTCAGGGAGTATTGATCGACAAAGATACGATCAACGTTTTCTACGATTTCAAAAGAGGAGAAAACAGAGCGAAATGGAGAAAAGGAGAAGACCGGAAAGCTGCCGGAAAGGGTGATTGTATTGATTGCCATCAGTGTGTAGTGGTTTGCCCTACCGGAATTGACATCAGAGACGGACAGCAGCTGGAATGTATCAACTGTACAGCTTGTATCGATGCCTGTGATGAAGTCATGGAGAAAGTAGGCCTTCCGAAAGGATTAATCAGATATGCTTCTGAAAACGAAATTGAAAAACAAACCCAGTTTAAGTTTACAGGCAGAATGAAAGGTTTCTCCATATTCTTACTCCTTCTTGTAGGATTCTTAGGATATCTT belongs to Chryseobacterium gleum and includes:
- the ccoG gene encoding cytochrome c oxidase accessory protein CcoG — translated: MSDIEEIEVRGGQGQVLDPETYRDSIGTMEQSGKRKWVFPRKPKGKYTNYRNIVSYLLLIIYFTLPFIKINGNPLLMFNVIDREFYIFGQPFYPQDFFILTLGAIASLIFIIVFTIAFGRIFCGWICPQTIFMESIFRKIEYLIEGDRNKQMKLDRQEWNSEKIWKRSLKWTVYIIISLIITHFMFMYIVGYEEVFKIVGEGPFAHPTNFIVMILLTAAFYFVFAWFREQVCTLVCPYGRLQGVLIDKDTINVFYDFKRGENRAKWRKGEDRKAAGKGDCIDCHQCVVVCPTGIDIRDGQQLECINCTACIDACDEVMEKVGLPKGLIRYASENEIEKQTQFKFTGRMKGFSIFLLLLVGFLGYLLYSRGEMEAKFIKPAGSTFFVRDGKITNTYNYTFLNKTNDKKIVTIKVIDPAHGEITYSASSKIQVDRDKISKGTINISFPENEMKLSKQNITIGVYDMKGKLIDSYQTYFEGPFKLQF
- a CDS encoding cbb3-type cytochrome oxidase subunit 3 — translated: MIPQNFKDILSNTENAGFYQTLALIFFMLFFIALVIYVFSRPKKYYKEEEEAPLGDDEDDDFNLKN
- the ccoN gene encoding cytochrome-c oxidase, cbb3-type subunit I, whose protein sequence is METQKFSYDNSIVRAFLYATIVFGLIGFTFGLTAALMLFYPELPEFFFGTDDTTIKSLASGNIQGLINTHGAFGFGRIRMLHTNTVIFAFVCNIVYTGIYYSLQRLLKTRMYSDTLSWLHFWTWQFMIVATFITFFMGINTSKEYAEHEWPIDILIAFSWIIFGINMFLTISKRRVRHLYVAIWFYIGTWIAVAMLHIFNNLEVPLSFTGWKSYSAYAGVKDAIVQWWYGHNAVAFVLTTPVLGLMYYFLPKAADRPVFSYKLSIIHFWSLIFVYIWAGPHHLQYTALPAWAQAVGTGFSIMLIAPSWGGMLNGLLTLRGAWDKVRENPILKFFVVAVTCYGMATFEGPLLATKNINKIGHFTDWVIGHVHLGALGWNGFMAFGVIYYLVPIMWRTKLWSVKLANWHFWLGTLGIIFYAVPMYISGFTQGLMWKQFNPDGTLLWKNWLDTVTAIIPYFKMRFLGGAFYISGAILMIVNVVATVRKGSFQKDVPAEAPALANISKNRKEGEGTHLWLERTPVLLGILSFITISIGSSIEIIPTLSLKKSVPTISAVKPYSPLELEGRDIYIREGCNACHSQMVRPFRDEIVRFNGKNGQYSKAGEFVYDRPFLWGSKRTGPDLHREGGKNPSSWHYKHMYNPRSTSAGSIMPRYPWLIATDLDRTKMVDKMKLMKNVFDVPYTKAEIDSADKWANNQSAKIVKDIFSEANDLKQAYAKRPQGELEKKEIVALISYLQRLGTDIKTTEIKTASNN
- a CDS encoding cbb3-type cytochrome c oxidase N-terminal domain-containing protein: MKQRTPVVINILIIIGLLIVFYYLFVQSYAFLSSPYFWGTVVIAGILAYIHGAIGDLIENNKFKKLSPEEKAAYLAEKKVPYFKRLYQSAFKKQSASEEKDILIDHGFDGIMELDNQLPKWWVGLFYFGTAFCIVYIAAYSFTDFAHPLSEYEKEYKEQLASIEEYQKSQPPVTIETAKYSADNIAEGKELFKTNCASCHKEDGSGGIGPNLTDNYWINQPEKTLFKNVFHMDWNGSPTNPAMRPFGKNGEVSGAEIEKIAAYVYHINQEQPPVTPAQGGAAPQGTEAHWEKE